The DNA sequence TCACGCCGTAGCGCTGGGCCAGCTCGGGGCCCTTCACCACGCGCTTGGCCTGCAATTGAATCAGAATGGCGGTGATACGGTCGAAGCGGTTCATAGCGGCCGGAAAATTACCGATTCTGCCCGAAGCCCACCGAGTGTACCTTGCGGCGGGGTAGCCGGGCCGCCGGCTTCCGGCAGCTTTCCGGGAGTATGGAGTTGTACCTTATGCGGCCGGCTTTTCTAGAATAAGGTACACATCTGTACCCTATTCCGGCAAAGCTGTTCGGATAAGGTACAGCTACGGGCCCGGCCCGGCCGCCCAAACAAGCCCACCGAAACCTTGTTGGCGAACTTGCGGCCTCGTCCCTGCTGTTGCCAGGTGCTGCGCTGCTTCCAGCTTACTTTCTTTTCTCTACTGATGCCCACTTTGCCAACGATAGATCAGGCCGCTTTTCAGAACTCCTTCGTGGAGGAAATGCGCGGCGACGACTCCCTGCACAACGTGCCCCGGCAGGTGCCGGGCTACCACTACTCCCGGGTGCGGCCCACGCCGGTGGCGGCTCCCCGGCTGCTGGCCTGGGCCGATGAGCTGGCCGATTTTCTGGGCTTGCGCAAGCCCGCCGAGCGGGGCCCGGCCGTGGAAGCCCTGGCCGGCAACCGCGTCACCGACACCATGAAGCCCTTTGCCGCCCGCTACGGGGGCCACCAGTTTGGCTCCTGGGCTGGGCAGCTCGGCGACGGGCGGGCCATTTCCCTGGGCGAAATCGTGGCCTCCGATGGCCGGCCCTGGGAAATTCAGCTCAAGGGCGCGGGCCCCACGCCCTACTCGCGCCGCGCCGACGGCCGGGCCGTGCTGCGCTCCTCGGTGCGGGAGTTTCTGTGCAGCGAGGCCATGCACTACCTGGGCGTGCCCACCACCCGCGCCCTGAGCCTGGTCAGTACCGGCGACGCGGTGGTGCGCGACATGTTCTACAACGGCAACCCCCAGGCCGAGCCCGGCGCCATCGTGGCCCGGGTGGCGCCCACGTTTGTGCGGTTTGGCAACTTTCAGCTGCTGGCCGCCAGTGGGGAGCTCGACAACCTGCGGGCCCTGGCCGACTACGTTATCCGGCGCTACTACCCCGAGCTGGGCGCGCCGACGGAGCCGACGGTGTACGTGCGCTGGTTTGAGGAAATCTGCCGCCGCACGGCCGTCATGATTGCGCACTGGATGTCGGTGGGCTTCGTGCACGGGGTGATGAACACCGACAACATGAGCATTCTGGGCCTGACCATCGACTACGGCCCCTACGGCTGGCTGGAGCCCTACGACCCCGACTGGACGCCCAACACCACCGACTTCGGCACCCGCCGCTACGCCTACGGGCAGCAGCCCAACGTGGGCCTCTGGAACCTGTGGCAGCTGGCCCGGGCCCTGGCCCACCTGGTGCCCAACCCCGAGCTGCTGCGCCCCGCCCTGGATTTGTACTCGGCCACGTTTGCCGCCACCCGCCACGAAATGCTGCTGGGCAAGCTGGGCCTCACCGACCAGGCCGACGCCGCCGACCAGGCGCTGTTTGAGGACCTGAACGAAGCCCTGGCCGCAGCGGAAGCCGACCTGACGCTGTTTTTCCGCCGCCTGTCGCACGCCGCCCCGGCCGTGCTGGCAACGCCCGAGGCAGAAGCGGCAACCTGGCAGGAGCTGCTGGCCGCCGCGTGCTACACCGACCAGCCCGAAGCCCAGCAGAAGCTGCGCCAATGGCTGCCGCGCTACCTGCGGCGGCTCCGGCAGGAAACGGCCGCGCCGGCCGCCATCCGGGCCCAGATGCTGGCCGCCAACCCCAAGTACGTGCTGCGCAACTACCTGGCCCAGCAGGCCATCGAAGCCGCCGAGGCCGGCGACCTGTCGGTGCTGAACCGCCTGATGCAGGTGCTCAAAACGCCCTTCGCCGAGCAGCCCGAACACGACGAGCTGGCCGCCAAGCGCCCCGAATGGGCCCGCGAAAAGCCCGGCTGCGCCACGCTTTCGTGCAGCTCGTAGGCCGTCAAGGATAAGGCGGCTTTCTGCCGCTGACTCTAAAGCTTACCGCGCCCTGAACGCGCAAACGCTCCTTACCGCCGCAGTGGTAAGGAGCGTTTGTATGTTCAAGACTAACCGGGAAAAGCCTGCTGCGCGGCTAAGGGCAGCGCGGGGCGGAGTTGGCCTGCAAGATGCCGCCGGCTAGGCAAGTGGGGTTAGCGGTAGTCCTTGTCCTTGAGCTTGCCCATAATGGCCCCGGGAAAGGCGTGGCTGAGGTCGTAGTCGACCAGGGCCGCGTAGAGCTTCTCGTTGTTGAAGCGGGCCAGCTTACCAATGCCCACGCCCCCGAATACGCCAAATAAAAGGCCCCAGCCCAGCGGCGTCACCTCGACGGTGGTCGTGCCCGAGTCGGTGGTTTTGGTGCCGGTTTGGCTGGCTACGGCCCCGATAACGCCGGCCCCGGTGAGCAGCCATACCACGCCGCCCGTATGCTTGCGGCTGAACAGGTGCACCACGGCGCGGGCTTCTTTGTCGTCGGCGTAGCGCTGGTAGAGGTAGTCCTTGTACTTCTGGCCTTTCACCTGGGCCGGCCGCAGCAGCGGGGTGGCGCGCGTGGCCACGGAGGGAGCTGCGGGCCCGGTTTCGGCGGCCGGGGTAGTGGTTTGGGCGAAGCTGCCCACGCTCAGGCTGCCGACAAAAGCAGCGGTAATGATGCTGCGACGTAAAAATGACATCAACTAAGGGAGTAAAGAGAGGAAAAATCGGGAAGGCAATGCCGCTAATATACCGGGTTTTGGCCCAGGCTTCAGGACTCTTTTCCAGTTTGGTGCCCCGGTCGCGGCGGCGGGCCCGGCGTCAGGACCAGTTGCCGAGCAGGCGGCGCAGCAGCACCAGCTGGCCCATGTGGTAGGAGGTGTGGTCGGCGATGAGCATGGCCTCGCGCAGCAGGTTCTGGCCCGTGCCGTGGGGCAGGGGCGCCAGCAGGTCGCGGGCCGGGTCCTGGAGCAGGGCCAGAAACTGGTTCCGGTCGTGCCGGATACTGCGGAGCGTGGCCTGGAAGGTGGCTTCGTCGGCTTCGTTAGCGGCGGCGGGCCAGTAGCCGGCGGGCCACTCCGGGGAGCCGTGGGTGGCGTCGCGGCAGAACTCCAGGATATCCCACTGGGCAATGCGGATGTGCTCGACCAGCTCCCAAAGCGTGTAGGGCACCTGGGGCACGCGGCGGTTGAGGTCGGCGGCGGGAATGTCGGCGCAGGCTTCTTCGAGCGAGGCGTGGGCAAAGCCTTTTTCGAGCAGGCTTTTCAGCTCGGCCACGATGGTGGCGCGGGTGGATGATTCCATAAGGAGAAGAGCGGGGAAGCAGGATAAAACTACTGGGCCAGCGGCGGCATTCAGCCGCCAAGCCAGCTCAAAGATGCGCACAAGCAAGCGGCCGGAATATACAGGTGCCGGCAATTAATTCTGTACTTTTCAACCCTATCTGTTGCAACGACTCTTTACTACAGCCATTTTTTACCAGCCCATGAAACCGACTTATCTACTCCTGATGACCGGTCTGGTGGCCGCTTCCTGCCAAAAGCAGGCCGCAGTCGAGCCCGCTGAAGTGCCGGACCCGAACTGGGTGAAGCTGGAAATTTCCACTGAATTTTCCAGTGACGCGGCCTATTCCGTTGCGGGCGACCTGGACCGGACGCTGCTGGTGGCCACCAAGCAGAAAGTGTATGCCTCCAGCGACCAAGGGAAAACCTGGCGGGAAAGCCACGACTTTAATGGCCCCGTCCCCGGCCTGCTGCAGCGCCACGACACGGTATTTGCCCTGACGTTCACCCAGACCAATGCGCTGGGCCAGACGGTAGCCTCCTTCGCCGACATATATACCGCCGACTTTGGCACCACCTGGCACTACACCGCCGAGAACTACGCCTACGACGAGTATCGCACCATGAGCCGGCCCATCGGACTGGTAACCACGGCGGCTACTACCACCTACCGGATCCGGGAAAACTCCAA is a window from the Hymenobacter aquaticus genome containing:
- a CDS encoding protein adenylyltransferase SelO → MPTLPTIDQAAFQNSFVEEMRGDDSLHNVPRQVPGYHYSRVRPTPVAAPRLLAWADELADFLGLRKPAERGPAVEALAGNRVTDTMKPFAARYGGHQFGSWAGQLGDGRAISLGEIVASDGRPWEIQLKGAGPTPYSRRADGRAVLRSSVREFLCSEAMHYLGVPTTRALSLVSTGDAVVRDMFYNGNPQAEPGAIVARVAPTFVRFGNFQLLAASGELDNLRALADYVIRRYYPELGAPTEPTVYVRWFEEICRRTAVMIAHWMSVGFVHGVMNTDNMSILGLTIDYGPYGWLEPYDPDWTPNTTDFGTRRYAYGQQPNVGLWNLWQLARALAHLVPNPELLRPALDLYSATFAATRHEMLLGKLGLTDQADAADQALFEDLNEALAAAEADLTLFFRRLSHAAPAVLATPEAEAATWQELLAAACYTDQPEAQQKLRQWLPRYLRRLRQETAAPAAIRAQMLAANPKYVLRNYLAQQAIEAAEAGDLSVLNRLMQVLKTPFAEQPEHDELAAKRPEWAREKPGCATLSCSS
- a CDS encoding DinB family protein, giving the protein MESSTRATIVAELKSLLEKGFAHASLEEACADIPAADLNRRVPQVPYTLWELVEHIRIAQWDILEFCRDATHGSPEWPAGYWPAAANEADEATFQATLRSIRHDRNQFLALLQDPARDLLAPLPHGTGQNLLREAMLIADHTSYHMGQLVLLRRLLGNWS